A region of Streptomyces sp. WMMC500 DNA encodes the following proteins:
- a CDS encoding helix-turn-helix transcriptional regulator codes for MLGRVESPEPPEPAVADAGIRVGARVFVGRAAELGALTEAYDRAAAGAPCAVLVGGEAGVGKSRLVEEFLARAEAAGAVTAVGNCIESGADGLPFAPFSTALRALRRRLGDRLDEAVAGQHGELARLLPELGPIPDLPAAAQGEAGRARLYELAARMLEKLAGERVLVLVVEDLHWADHSTRELLGYLLRSVQAARLLVVATYRSDDLHRRHPLRPGLAELDRLRCVRRFELARFSRDEVRSQLAGLRGGEPAEELVAEVYGRSDGNAFFVEELAEGIGTGGPGAAGGRQAAGLGASLRDLLLVRAEALPDPARRVVALAAVGGDRVDTSLLAAVSGLGDDELFDALRTAIGAGVLLPADERVDAYRFRHALMREAVSDDLLPGERARLSRRYAEALEADPGLVRADERPARLAGYWYQAGDPARALPAVLAAAADARARHAFADQLALLERAVALWDDAPPEARTVPHSGGAYPPADRPEFADLLAETVFAARLASSFGRALTLSDRALRLLGTRAPLRAAWFRVERARCLQSLGRGDGREELDRAQELVRGLPPSPVHAQVLAEVANWQAVHTPGAGAIEAAERAVQLARLVGAEETELTVRIPRAWMMVDSGDVAGGIAEFHAVRDRALAGGLVVAAARAYGNLPSALEGVGRSAESAAAAGEAVEVLRDSGLALYLSLSHGNRANALLSLGRWAEAEEAAAAQLRTARSTQLRGSALLDRALLALLRGDHPAVRRELAAARAEFGTDRQPQYELPIAEMTIELAAAEGRVADVRAAFGEAVGDGLRLGMQRYAWPLLYTTAAAEARLRGLPAAEAGRAAALARIRAAMRNLPRFAPPWEAQALMTEAELYVAEGRDGTARWAEAEAAWAELEWPYQQALTRYRRAESLLAGAPGPGAARDGAAEALRRAYETARGLGAARLVRDAEALAARARIALTPDAVAAEPADPAEALGLTAREADVLRLVAAGRSNRQIAEELFISPKTASVHVSNILAKLGVGARGEAAAVAHRLRLFEGG; via the coding sequence ATGCTCGGTCGCGTGGAGTCCCCTGAGCCCCCGGAGCCGGCGGTCGCGGACGCCGGCATACGCGTCGGCGCCCGCGTCTTCGTCGGCCGCGCCGCGGAGCTGGGCGCGCTGACGGAGGCGTACGACCGGGCCGCCGCCGGCGCGCCGTGCGCCGTGCTCGTCGGCGGCGAGGCGGGCGTCGGGAAGTCCCGGCTGGTGGAGGAGTTCCTGGCCCGCGCCGAGGCCGCCGGCGCGGTCACCGCCGTCGGCAACTGCATCGAGTCGGGCGCCGACGGCCTGCCCTTCGCGCCCTTCTCCACCGCGCTGCGCGCCCTGCGCCGCCGCCTCGGCGACCGGCTGGACGAGGCCGTCGCCGGGCAGCACGGCGAGCTGGCCCGGCTGCTGCCCGAGCTGGGGCCGATCCCCGACCTGCCGGCCGCCGCGCAGGGGGAGGCCGGGCGGGCGCGGCTGTACGAGCTGGCCGCCCGGATGCTGGAGAAGCTGGCCGGCGAGCGGGTGCTCGTGCTGGTCGTCGAGGACCTGCACTGGGCCGACCACTCCACCCGCGAGCTCCTCGGCTACCTGCTGCGCTCCGTCCAGGCCGCCCGCCTGCTCGTCGTCGCCACCTACCGCTCCGATGACCTGCACCGCCGCCACCCGCTGCGCCCCGGCCTCGCCGAGCTGGACCGGCTGCGCTGCGTACGCCGCTTCGAGCTGGCCCGCTTCAGCCGCGACGAGGTACGCAGCCAGCTCGCCGGGCTGCGCGGCGGCGAGCCGGCGGAGGAGCTGGTGGCGGAGGTCTACGGGCGCTCGGACGGCAACGCCTTCTTCGTCGAGGAACTCGCCGAGGGCATCGGCACAGGCGGGCCGGGGGCGGCCGGCGGGAGGCAGGCCGCCGGACTCGGCGCGTCGCTGCGCGACCTGCTGCTCGTACGGGCCGAGGCGCTGCCGGACCCCGCGCGCCGGGTCGTCGCGCTGGCCGCGGTCGGCGGCGACCGCGTCGACACCTCGCTGCTCGCCGCCGTCTCCGGGCTCGGCGACGACGAGCTGTTCGACGCGCTGCGCACCGCCATCGGCGCCGGCGTGCTGCTGCCCGCCGACGAGCGGGTGGACGCCTACCGCTTCCGGCACGCCCTCATGCGCGAGGCCGTCTCCGACGACCTGCTGCCCGGCGAGCGCGCCCGCCTCAGCCGCCGCTACGCCGAGGCGCTGGAGGCCGACCCCGGCCTCGTACGGGCGGACGAGCGCCCCGCCCGGCTGGCCGGCTACTGGTACCAGGCCGGCGACCCCGCCCGCGCGCTGCCCGCCGTCCTCGCCGCCGCCGCGGACGCCCGCGCCCGGCACGCCTTCGCCGACCAGCTCGCGCTGCTGGAGCGGGCCGTCGCGCTGTGGGACGACGCGCCGCCCGAGGCGCGCACCGTGCCGCACTCCGGCGGCGCCTACCCGCCGGCCGACCGCCCCGAGTTCGCCGACCTGCTCGCCGAGACGGTCTTCGCGGCCCGGCTCGCCTCCTCGTTCGGCAGGGCGCTCACGCTGAGCGACCGGGCGCTGCGGCTGCTCGGCACCCGCGCGCCGCTGCGCGCCGCGTGGTTCCGCGTCGAGCGCGCCCGCTGCCTGCAGAGCCTCGGCCGCGGCGACGGGCGCGAGGAGCTGGACCGGGCGCAGGAGCTGGTCCGCGGGCTGCCGCCGTCGCCGGTGCACGCGCAGGTGCTCGCCGAGGTCGCCAACTGGCAGGCGGTGCACACCCCGGGCGCGGGTGCCATCGAGGCCGCGGAGCGCGCCGTGCAGTTGGCGCGGCTGGTCGGGGCGGAGGAGACCGAGCTGACCGTGCGCATCCCGCGGGCCTGGATGATGGTCGACTCCGGCGACGTGGCGGGCGGCATCGCGGAGTTCCACGCGGTCCGGGACCGGGCGCTGGCCGGCGGCCTGGTGGTGGCCGCCGCCCGGGCGTACGGGAACCTGCCCTCGGCCCTCGAAGGCGTCGGCAGGTCCGCGGAGTCGGCCGCCGCGGCCGGGGAGGCGGTCGAGGTGCTGCGCGACTCGGGGCTCGCCCTCTACCTCTCCCTCAGCCACGGCAACCGGGCCAACGCGCTGCTGTCGCTGGGCCGCTGGGCCGAGGCGGAGGAGGCCGCGGCCGCGCAGTTGCGCACCGCGCGCAGCACGCAGTTGCGCGGCAGCGCGCTGCTCGACCGGGCGCTGCTGGCGCTGCTGCGCGGGGACCACCCCGCGGTGCGTCGCGAACTGGCGGCGGCCCGCGCGGAGTTCGGCACCGACCGGCAGCCCCAGTACGAGCTGCCGATCGCCGAGATGACGATCGAGCTGGCCGCCGCGGAGGGACGGGTCGCCGACGTGCGCGCCGCGTTCGGGGAGGCCGTCGGCGACGGGCTGCGGCTGGGGATGCAGCGCTACGCCTGGCCGCTGCTGTACACGACGGCCGCCGCCGAGGCCCGGCTGCGCGGGCTGCCCGCGGCCGAGGCGGGCCGGGCGGCGGCGCTGGCCCGGATCCGTGCGGCGATGCGCAACCTGCCGCGGTTCGCGCCGCCGTGGGAGGCGCAGGCGCTGATGACGGAGGCGGAGCTGTACGTTGCGGAGGGCCGGGACGGCACCGCGCGCTGGGCGGAGGCCGAGGCGGCCTGGGCGGAGCTGGAGTGGCCGTACCAGCAGGCGCTGACGCGCTACCGCCGCGCGGAGTCGCTGCTCGCGGGCGCCCCGGGTCCCGGCGCGGCGCGCGACGGCGCGGCGGAGGCGCTGCGGCGGGCGTACGAGACGGCCAGGGGCCTCGGCGCGGCGCGGCTGGTCCGCGACGCCGAGGCGCTGGCGGCCCGCGCCCGGATCGCGCTCACCCCGGACGCGGTGGCGGCGGAGCCGGCGGACCCGGCGGAGGCGCTGGGGCTGACGGCGCGCGAGGCGGACGTGCTGCGGCTGGTCGCGGCGGGGCGGAGCAACCGGCAGATCGCCGAGGAACTGTTCATCTCGCCGAAGACGGCGAGCGTGCACGTGTCCAACATCCTGGCGAAGCTGGGGGTGGGGGCGCGGGGCGAGGCGGCGGCCGTGGCGCACCGGCTGCGGTTGTTCGAGGGCGGCTGA